In one Kitasatospora cineracea genomic region, the following are encoded:
- a CDS encoding F0F1 ATP synthase subunit delta, with product MIGASREALAAGRENLESLTDNTSVDAAKLAEELAAVTALLDREVSLRRVLTDPARSGQDKAQLVASLLNGQVSGESVDLVSGLVRSRWSGARDLVDAVEELAAYAEVVAADKTGALDDVEDELFRFGRVVAGSHELRSALTEPKADAAAKAALVRKLLGGRANAGTVRLVANLVTNPRGRSLEGGLESYSKLAASRRGRVVALVTSAIPLSDVQKQRLAAALAGLHGRQVHLNIDVDPAVQGGVRVQIGDEIIDGTVASRLEGARQGLEG from the coding sequence GTGATCGGCGCGAGCCGTGAGGCACTCGCCGCCGGCCGCGAGAACCTCGAGAGCCTGACCGACAACACCTCGGTGGACGCGGCCAAGCTCGCCGAGGAACTCGCCGCCGTCACCGCGCTGCTGGACCGCGAGGTCTCGCTGCGCCGCGTCCTGACCGACCCCGCGCGGTCCGGCCAGGACAAGGCCCAGCTGGTCGCCTCGCTGCTGAACGGCCAGGTCTCCGGCGAGAGCGTCGACCTGGTCTCCGGCCTGGTCCGCTCGCGCTGGTCCGGCGCGCGCGACCTGGTGGACGCGGTCGAGGAGCTCGCCGCGTACGCCGAGGTCGTCGCCGCCGACAAGACGGGCGCCCTGGACGACGTCGAGGACGAGCTGTTCCGGTTCGGCCGGGTGGTGGCGGGCTCGCACGAGCTGCGCTCCGCGCTGACCGAGCCGAAGGCCGACGCCGCCGCCAAGGCCGCGCTGGTCCGCAAGCTCCTCGGCGGCCGCGCCAACGCGGGCACCGTCCGCCTGGTCGCCAACCTGGTCACCAACCCGCGTGGTCGTAGCCTGGAGGGTGGCCTGGAGTCCTACTCCAAGCTCGCCGCCTCCCGGCGTGGCCGCGTGGTGGCCCTGGTCACCAGCGCGATCCCGCTGTCGGACGTCCAGAAGCAGCGCCTCGCCGCCGCGCTGGCCGGTCTGCACGGCCGGCAGGTGCACCTGAACATCGACGTGGATCCCGCGGTCCAGGGCGGTGTCCGGGTGCAGATCGGCGACGAGATCATCGACGGCACCGTCGCGAGCCGCCTCGAGGGCGCGCGCCAGGGCCTCGAAGGCTGA
- a CDS encoding F0F1 ATP synthase subunit epsilon produces the protein MAELHVELVAADRKVWSGAATIVVARTASGDTGIMPGHTPVLSVLETGPVTIRTTDQGTIVAAVHGGFISFADNKLSILAEIAELADEIDVARAERALENAKTDLDSHAERRAEVRLLAVGGLKAHH, from the coding sequence TTGGCTGAGCTGCACGTCGAGCTGGTCGCAGCCGACCGCAAGGTGTGGTCCGGTGCGGCCACCATCGTTGTCGCCCGCACGGCCTCCGGTGACACCGGCATCATGCCCGGCCACACCCCGGTGCTGAGCGTGCTGGAGACCGGACCGGTCACCATCCGCACCACCGACCAGGGCACGATCGTCGCCGCGGTGCACGGCGGCTTCATCTCGTTCGCCGACAACAAGCTGTCGATCCTCGCCGAGATCGCCGAGCTGGCCGACGAGATCGACGTCGCCCGGGCCGAGCGGGCGCTGGAGAACGCCAAGACCGACCTCGACTCGCACGCCGAGCGTCGTGCCGAGGTCCGCCTGCTCGCCGTCGGCGGGTTGAAGGCGCATCACTGA
- a CDS encoding F0F1 ATP synthase subunit gamma: MGAQLRVYKRRIRSVTATKKITKAMEMISASRIVKAQRAVAASTPYADELTRAVTAVATRSTAKHPLTTENPNASRAAVLLITADRGLAGGYSTNAIKQSLALAARLREEGKEVVTYIVGRKGVGYYGFRNLAVANSWTGFSDKPTYGDAKTVSADLIAAFTAETGGVDELHLVSTEFVSMLTQNAVDARLLPLKLDEVELSDGAPAKNQIFPLYDFEPSAEGVLDALLPRYVESRIYNALLQSAASEHAARRRAMKSATDNAGELIKSLTRLANSARQAEITQEISEIVGGANALADASRGSE, encoded by the coding sequence ATGGGAGCACAGCTTCGGGTCTACAAGCGCCGCATCCGCTCCGTCACCGCGACGAAGAAGATCACCAAGGCGATGGAGATGATCTCCGCGTCGCGCATCGTCAAGGCGCAGCGCGCGGTGGCCGCCTCCACTCCGTACGCCGACGAGCTCACCCGCGCGGTGACCGCGGTGGCCACCCGGTCCACCGCGAAGCACCCGCTGACCACCGAGAACCCGAACGCCTCGCGCGCCGCCGTCCTGCTGATCACGGCGGACCGCGGCCTGGCGGGCGGTTACTCGACCAACGCCATCAAGCAGTCGCTGGCGCTCGCCGCCCGCCTCCGCGAAGAGGGCAAGGAAGTGGTCACGTACATCGTCGGCCGCAAGGGCGTGGGCTACTACGGCTTCCGCAACCTGGCGGTGGCGAACTCCTGGACCGGCTTCTCCGACAAGCCGACCTACGGGGACGCCAAGACGGTGTCGGCGGATCTCATCGCGGCCTTCACCGCGGAGACCGGCGGCGTGGACGAGCTGCACCTGGTGTCGACCGAGTTCGTGTCGATGCTGACGCAGAACGCCGTGGACGCCCGGCTGCTGCCGCTGAAGCTCGACGAGGTCGAGCTGAGCGACGGCGCGCCGGCCAAGAACCAGATCTTCCCGCTGTACGACTTCGAGCCGTCGGCGGAGGGCGTCCTCGACGCGCTGCTGCCGCGGTACGTCGAGAGCCGGATCTACAACGCGCTGCTGCAGTCGGCCGCCTCCGAGCACGCCGCCCGCCGCCGCGCGATGAAGAGCGCGACGGACAACGCCGGCGAGCTCATCAAGTCGCTCACGCGGCTTGCCAACTCGGCCCGACAGGCCGAGATCACCCAGGAAATCAGCGAGATCGTCGGCGGTGCCAACGCCCTCGCCGACGCTAGCCGCGGGAGCGAATGA
- the atpD gene encoding F0F1 ATP synthase subunit beta translates to MTTTVEPTTATGRVARVIGPVVDVEFPVDAIPDMFNALHVEVDNPDGSGKKTLTLEVAQHLGDGLVRGISMQPTDGLVRGAQVTDTGSAISVPVGQITKGKVFNALGEVLNVDKAEFESQVEVRWPIHRKAPNFSELESKTEMFETGIKVIDLLTPYVTGGKIGLFGGAGVGKTVLIQEMIYRVAENFGGVSVFAGVGERTREGNDLIDEMVDSGVLDKTALVFGQMDEPPGTRLRVALSALTMAEYFRDVEKQDVLLFIDNIFRFTQAGSEVSTLLGRMPSAVGYQPNLADEMGLLQERITSTRGHSITSMQAIYVPADDLTDPAPATTFAHLDATTVLSRPISEKGIYPAVDPLDSTSRILDPRYITQLHYDTAVRIKGILQKYKDLQDIIAILGIDELSEEDKVTVQRARRIERFLSQNTYVAKQFTGVDGSTVPLSETIEAFNAIADGKYDHVPEQAFFMCGGIEDLERNAAELLKK, encoded by the coding sequence ATGACCACCACTGTTGAGCCGACCACGGCGACGGGCCGCGTCGCGCGGGTCATCGGCCCGGTCGTCGACGTGGAGTTCCCCGTCGACGCCATTCCGGACATGTTCAACGCCCTGCACGTCGAGGTGGACAACCCCGACGGCTCGGGCAAGAAGACCCTGACCCTCGAGGTCGCCCAGCACCTCGGCGACGGCCTGGTCCGCGGCATCTCGATGCAGCCGACCGACGGCCTGGTCCGCGGCGCGCAGGTCACCGACACCGGTTCGGCGATCTCCGTCCCGGTCGGCCAGATCACCAAGGGCAAGGTGTTCAACGCCCTCGGTGAGGTGCTGAACGTCGACAAGGCCGAGTTCGAGTCCCAGGTGGAGGTCCGCTGGCCGATCCACCGCAAGGCCCCGAACTTCTCCGAGCTCGAGTCGAAGACCGAGATGTTCGAGACCGGCATCAAGGTCATCGACCTCCTCACCCCGTACGTCACCGGTGGCAAGATCGGCCTGTTCGGTGGTGCCGGTGTCGGCAAGACCGTGCTCATCCAGGAGATGATCTACCGCGTCGCCGAGAACTTCGGTGGTGTGTCGGTGTTCGCCGGTGTCGGCGAGCGCACCCGTGAGGGCAACGACCTCATCGACGAGATGGTCGACTCGGGCGTCCTGGACAAGACCGCGCTGGTCTTCGGCCAGATGGACGAGCCGCCGGGCACCCGCCTCCGGGTCGCGCTCTCCGCGCTGACCATGGCGGAGTACTTCCGCGACGTCGAGAAGCAGGACGTGCTCCTCTTCATCGACAACATCTTCCGGTTCACCCAGGCCGGTTCCGAGGTGTCGACCCTGCTCGGCCGCATGCCCTCCGCGGTGGGCTACCAGCCGAACCTGGCCGACGAGATGGGCCTCCTGCAGGAGCGCATCACCTCGACCCGCGGTCACTCGATCACCTCGATGCAGGCGATCTACGTCCCCGCGGACGACCTGACCGACCCGGCGCCGGCCACCACCTTCGCCCACCTGGACGCGACCACCGTTCTGTCGCGCCCGATCTCGGAGAAGGGCATCTACCCGGCCGTCGACCCGCTGGACTCCACGTCCCGCATCCTCGACCCGCGGTACATCACGCAGCTCCACTACGACACGGCCGTCCGTATCAAGGGGATCCTGCAGAAGTACAAGGACCTCCAGGACATCATCGCGATCCTCGGCATCGACGAGCTGTCCGAGGAGGACAAGGTCACGGTGCAGCGGGCCCGCCGCATCGAGCGCTTCCTCTCGCAGAACACCTACGTGGCGAAGCAGTTCACCGGTGTCGACGGTTCGACCGTGCCGCTGTCGGAGACCATCGAGGCCTTCAACGCGATCGCGGACGGCAAGTACGACCACGTCCCGGAGCAGGCCTTCTTCATGTGCGGTGGCATCGAGGACCTCGAGCGCAACGCCGCCGAGCTGCTCAAGAAGTAA
- a CDS encoding DUF2550 domain-containing protein, translated as MVLALVVCATVVVLAIAGLVGFAVRRRLIQRVGGTFDCSYRLKMPADASVQPDLDENGRPTSAPVPQTDGKGWVFGIGRYSGDSIEWFRVFSYAPRPRRVLPRTEIEVLGRRYPQGQEELALLSGSVVLRCLHKGAPLELAMSDDALTGFLAWLEAAPPGQRVNVA; from the coding sequence ATGGTCCTCGCCCTTGTGGTGTGCGCGACGGTGGTGGTCCTGGCCATTGCCGGGCTGGTCGGCTTCGCGGTACGCCGCCGCCTCATCCAGCGGGTGGGCGGCACCTTCGACTGCTCCTACCGGTTGAAAATGCCGGCCGACGCCTCCGTCCAGCCGGATCTCGACGAGAACGGCCGACCCACCTCAGCCCCGGTCCCGCAGACCGACGGCAAGGGGTGGGTTTTTGGTATCGGCCGCTACAGCGGTGACTCGATCGAGTGGTTCCGGGTCTTCTCCTACGCGCCCCGGCCGCGGCGGGTGCTGCCGCGCACCGAGATCGAGGTGCTGGGCCGCCGCTACCCGCAGGGGCAGGAGGAGCTCGCCCTGCTCTCCGGCTCCGTAGTGCTGCGCTGCCTGCACAAGGGCGCCCCGCTGGAGCTGGCGATGAGCGACGACGCGCTGACCGGCTTCCTGGCCTGGCTGGAGGCGGCGCCGCCCGGACAGCGGGTCAACGTCGCGTAG
- the atpA gene encoding F0F1 ATP synthase subunit alpha translates to MAELTIRPEEIRDALADFVQSYQPDAASREEVGTVTEAMDGIAKVEGLPSVMANELLKFEDGTLGLALNLDTREIGVVVLGEFSGIEEGQTVRRTGEVLSVPVGDGYLGRVVDPLGNPIDGLGDIAATGRRALELQAPGVMARKSVKQPLQTGIKAIDAMTPIGRGQRQLIIGDRQTGKTAVAVDTIINQRDNWRSGDPEKQVRCIYVAVGQKGSTIASVRGALEEAGALEYTTIVAAPASDPAGFKYLAPYTGSAIGQEWMYDGKHVLIVFDDLSKQAEAYRSVSLLLRRPPGREAYPGDVFYLHSRLLERCAKLNDALGGGSMTGLPIIETKANDVSAYIPTNVISITDGQCFLESDLFNAGIRPAVNVGISVSRVGGSAQIKAMRSVAGRLRLDLAQYRELEAFAAFGSDLDAASKAQLERGARMVELLKQGQYQPFPVEEQVVSIWAGTTGQLDEVPVADIRRFEREFLDNVRLEHKGILAGIVETGLLEQGTIDALTAAITSFKQGFTTADGKLLSEQA, encoded by the coding sequence ATGGCGGAGCTTACGATCCGTCCGGAGGAGATCCGGGACGCGCTGGCCGACTTTGTCCAGTCGTACCAGCCGGACGCGGCCTCGCGTGAAGAGGTCGGCACGGTCACCGAGGCCATGGACGGTATCGCCAAGGTCGAGGGTCTGCCCTCGGTCATGGCCAACGAGCTGCTGAAGTTCGAGGACGGTACCCTCGGCCTCGCGCTGAACCTCGACACCCGCGAGATCGGTGTCGTCGTCCTCGGTGAGTTCTCGGGCATCGAAGAGGGCCAGACCGTGCGCCGCACCGGCGAGGTCCTCTCGGTCCCGGTCGGCGACGGCTACCTGGGCCGCGTCGTGGACCCGCTGGGCAACCCGATCGACGGCCTGGGCGACATCGCCGCCACCGGCCGCCGCGCCCTGGAGCTGCAGGCCCCCGGCGTCATGGCCCGCAAGTCGGTCAAGCAGCCGCTGCAGACCGGCATCAAGGCGATCGACGCGATGACCCCGATCGGCCGCGGCCAGCGCCAGCTGATCATCGGTGACCGCCAGACCGGCAAGACCGCCGTCGCCGTCGACACGATCATCAACCAGCGCGACAACTGGCGTTCGGGCGACCCGGAGAAGCAGGTCCGCTGCATCTACGTCGCCGTGGGCCAGAAGGGCTCCACCATCGCGTCCGTCCGCGGCGCCCTGGAGGAGGCCGGCGCGCTGGAGTACACCACCATCGTGGCCGCTCCCGCCTCCGACCCGGCCGGCTTCAAGTACCTCGCCCCGTACACCGGTTCGGCCATCGGCCAGGAGTGGATGTACGACGGCAAGCACGTCCTCATCGTCTTCGACGACCTGTCGAAGCAGGCCGAGGCGTACCGTTCCGTCTCCCTGCTGCTGCGCCGCCCGCCGGGCCGCGAGGCCTACCCGGGCGACGTCTTCTACCTGCACTCCCGTCTGCTGGAGCGCTGCGCCAAGCTGAACGACGCCCTCGGCGGCGGCTCGATGACCGGTCTGCCGATCATCGAGACCAAGGCCAACGACGTCTCGGCGTACATCCCGACCAACGTCATCTCGATCACCGACGGCCAGTGCTTCCTGGAGTCCGACCTGTTCAACGCCGGCATCCGCCCGGCCGTGAACGTCGGCATCTCGGTCTCCCGCGTCGGTGGCTCCGCCCAGATCAAGGCCATGCGCTCGGTCGCCGGCCGTCTGCGCCTCGACCTCGCCCAGTACCGCGAGCTGGAGGCGTTCGCCGCCTTCGGTTCCGACCTGGACGCGGCCTCGAAGGCCCAGCTGGAGCGCGGTGCGCGCATGGTCGAGCTGCTGAAGCAGGGCCAGTACCAGCCGTTCCCGGTCGAGGAGCAGGTCGTCTCGATCTGGGCCGGCACCACCGGCCAGCTGGACGAGGTCCCGGTGGCGGACATCCGCCGCTTCGAGCGCGAGTTCCTGGACAACGTCCGCCTGGAGCACAAGGGCATCCTGGCCGGCATCGTCGAGACCGGTCTGCTGGAGCAGGGCACGATCGACGCGCTGACCGCCGCGATCACGTCCTTCAAGCAGGGCTTCACCACGGCTGACGGCAAGCTGCTCTCCGAGCAGGCCTGA